The Solanum pennellii chromosome 4, SPENNV200 genomic interval aaaaatgatatgttgattTTCGTATCACGTGCAGGACGACGTTAGTGCTGCAGATGTAGTCCATTGGTATTGTTAGATCCTGTTATTTTGATCACAAAATTCTGCGAATTGGTCCCTCCATTGTATCGGATTATAAGCGAATGAAGATGGAAGCATCATCTGGAAATGATTCTGATATAACTAGCCAGGTTGCTTCTAACATTGAGTTTTCTGAACCCGTGTCACTTGACTTGTCTCTCGGGTTTAATTCTGGTACCGATGAATTTGCCAGCCAAGATTCGATAGGATTTTCAGTATCAAGCACGTGTGATGAAAGCAGCAATGAACTTGCAGCATCACAAACTTCAGGGGAAGCAGTAGTTAGAAGAGTTTTCACTTGCAATTTCTGCAAGCGTAAATTCTATAGTTCACAGGCACTGGGCGGTCACCAGAATGCTCATAAACGTGAGAGAACGTTAGCAAAACGAGCTATGAGAATGGGGATCTTTTCAGAAAGATATGGTAATTTGGCTGCTCTGCCATTGCACGGGTCTACTTCCCGGTCCTTGGGAATCAAAGCACATTCCTCAATGCACCACGGATTTCCTCAAGCAATGGGATCACTTGATTTCAGGACGAGCGCCAGATTTGAATATGTACACCATCAGAGTCCGTCTTTATACGTTGAGGATATCGATGAGGCTGATCACTTATTATGGCCTGGCAGTTTTCGTCAAGTAAGTAATGCTGACATCTCTCATCGTCCTACTATTAGTTTTACTGGATGTTCGAATGTGAATTCTGTAGAGTGGACTCCCTCTGTTGAAAAGGACAATTTGACACCAGATCTCACACTGAGGCTTTGAGTAGTAGTACTTGAATAGCGAGTCGCTTCAATATTTAGCTCTCTTACTTCCTCATTACCGCGAGATATATTGGAAAACAGAAACGTGTGCAttttggaatatatatatatcacttaaCAGTCGATAAGGGCTTGTTAGGTTAGTGTATCGGGAATGTTAGTTGGTTGTTGTACAATAGACCCTTGTAGTAGTATTTTCCTGGATCCTGTGCATAGCGAGAGCTTAGTGCACGAGGCTGCCCTTTTTTTGTCAATTATATTGTACAATGTGAATGTATTGAGTATGACTTGTAACAATGGTATGATTTTAGTATTTACTTTAACAAACTTTATTGATGTTTTTTGAGTAGGGAATGATTATAATTCACTTAAGATATGAGGGAAATTCCCTTGGTGTGTGCGATGATGTTAAATTCTAATAGAGAAACAAACTTTTTGTGTTTGTACTAATGTTCTGACAGTTTATGTATACTGCAAGTTGTAATTACTTTGATTAATGAGTAGcaaaaaagggaaacttacataaatatgcgacaattaaaaaatatttatcatttatagcaataattttttttcacttttcattttatatatatttataatacatttttaattcatattacaaaaataatttattattcatatataatacaaattttatacacttataatacaatctGTAACTTCTAATCaaacaagcataatatatttttaaaaatagttataaaacATATATACCGTAtacttaattcacttttaatatatattgcagatttaacatagtattgctataaatggtgataaataaaaaaatatcgctaaaatcaataattatttatttaaagtcaTTCATCCAAGTAATTTTTCCTAGCAAAAATGTGCACACAAATCGAGAAGAATAGCATGAACCTTGTCGAAAGAATGACAAAAGCAAATTGAGAAATGGGCCAAATTTGTTTGAGAGTCTAGCACAATTGTAATTCACATCTACTTGAGGCCCACTCTATTGGGCCTGCTCtctcattttcttaaaaatgcAACAAAAATATACTTCAATCCATGTGTAAATTACCCAAGAAGAAAATCAACTATAATAGGAAAAATAGTATATAATgacaatttattaatttaaattaatgttataactatagtttgatttaattattctCCGTCTCGCTCTCCACTCTCCCTCTCTGACTCGCCACTCTGCCTCTCTCTTCCTCGTGttatacaaatagaaatgtataaattgtgtttctgtttgtataaagcgagagaaaattatatatacacatgcaaatacatatatcttcatcctataaacttataattatacaatacaaatatttttcttccaattttctcttgcttttctctctttttcgcttcatacaaatataaattatacaaaatacaatgtataatttatgtttgtataaatagagagagagaacgatatttgatatatatttttatatttcgattcaattgtatataaattcaaattttatacagatatacaaacacataaaattaaattgagAGAATGCCAACGATTTATACAAACGAGAGACCGACATCAATTTGTAGAAATAGTCTGCCAGTGAAATTATACAAATCTGAAGAAGAGCCAaggaattatacaattgtttcttttgtatatatgtatatcgaaaTAACCATTGCCTCCTGTACATATGTATAGCGAAAATAACATAGCAAAATTTCCTATGGAGtacaattatacaaattatagctattaaacataaatatgatttttgtgtttgttatatgtgaaagttgttcaTTACTTATTATATGGTGCCTTCTTATTCTTCCATATTGTTTAATTTGTTCtttcttaatatttcatttatgtaTTATCATAGATGTGCATGGGTGTGTACATGACCAAATTGGTTCGtgtttttaaaatatcgaattaaattatttgtgttaaattcttaaatttataaatcaaatcaaactaataaCATTAGAATTTTTCAAACTCGAATTTTATTGGATTAGTTCGAATTTTTCCAATATCAAACGACAccatttgtattaaattttcaaagttaaatcaAAGCAAACTATTTATTTTTCCGATAAAGTATTCAGACGAACATATAATGAActcttttgagaagtctttttgCTAGTTGCCACCTTTAATTTgtgcaacttttttttttgcccATTGCTACTGTAACCTTCAAGAAGGCAATGTCTAGTCCTCCTTGTCCAATTGTAATTGTTTTTTAGTGGCAATGATAgatataaaaattcaataaaaaaatattctaaatatttttttggaccAATCAAAATATAACTATCTAAGgtatttcttaagaaaataacataaaatatgagATGGATGATTACActaaattttcaacaaaaaattatactaaaatcGTATAAAATAAGTATTGCAATTTgataattcataataaaaatgatcataatttagAAGTATTAAATCACActaaaataagtataataagtattaattaattacattattagatattaaagaaaattagaagtatgttatatattttaaatgtttaaatcaatataaaactaaagaacaaatattcaacattattgtattcttagtgttgaataaattattttcttagtattagtattgatttgattttaaattgatCTTTGTTAGAGTTACTAATATTTATGGACTTTAACTTTTACTGGATCAAAGTTTCAAGTCtgaaaaaacttgaaaaaatatgttaaaagattaaaaatcatgaaaacgtataagtaatatttagaaataattacaTCATAGTAAATGCTTAggataatgcataagtacccccttAACCTATGCcagaaatcccagagacacttATACTATTCTAAGgtcctacgtggcactagcttgaaaaaaatatcaacatgcGGTGGGctcacaagatagtgtcacataagccgaaaaggagtagaaaattatttataaaataaggtCAGGGGATAatagaccttagtatagtataaatgtgtctctgatATTTCGAGCATATGTtgggggatacttgtgcattttccctaaatgttttaatatataaaataaactttagaatatatatatatatatatatataatgttgggTTAATTTGGTCTTGAGATGactttttttagttaaaaccaaaccaacctAAGCATAGTTGAGTTTTTTAATACTAAATCAagtcaaatcaaattattagttgatttttttatttgactcGATTTGCGATTTGATTCgattttcaattcaatttgtACAGTGTACACCCCTACATGTgcgaacaaaaaaaataaatttacgaTAGATATTCCATCAAAATGCCATTGGATTTAGAGACTTTTGATAGATATACTTCGTTAACAGTGTTATcgattaattgattttcaactAATTTCATCGAAAAACTTCGa includes:
- the LOC107016253 gene encoding zinc finger protein 4-like, with the protein product MKMEASSGNDSDITSQVASNIEFSEPVSLDLSLGFNSGTDEFASQDSIGFSVSSTCDESSNELAASQTSGEAVVRRVFTCNFCKRKFYSSQALGGHQNAHKRERTLAKRAMRMGIFSERYGNLAALPLHGSTSRSLGIKAHSSMHHGFPQAMGSLDFRTSARFEYVHHQSPSLYVEDIDEADHLLWPGSFRQVSNADISHRPTISFTGCSNVNSVEWTPSVEKDNLTPDLTLRL